A region of the Chelmon rostratus isolate fCheRos1 chromosome 1, fCheRos1.pri, whole genome shotgun sequence genome:
TTGtacaaaaagcagacaaaaaacatcaaatcataTGTAAGATGATGTAACATCAATAAAAGGAAACTTCTTAAGAAACATGACAAACCCACAACCCAAACCTGACAACAACTGACCAAAGGTCACAAAGGACCACAAAACAATAGTCTAACAAGCAAATGCCAAGCATGCATACGTTGTATTCAGTAAATGTTCATATCAGATGTATCGTATGTTTTcatctgaaaagtaaccagtaactgtGCTGTTGCATTATTGCTATAGTGAAGTAGATTGTTTCCTTCTGAAATAAGGTGGAGGAGAAGTGCAGGGAAAACTAAAGTAAAGCACAAGTCCTTCAAAACTGTTCTTAAGTGCATTTCTTAAAGAAATGTACTTTTCCACAGTTGGAGCTCTGTCTTTTCTGCTGTAAATTTTGTTAGATTTGCTCTCTGTGGCAGTTCAGGTGACAAGGCATTCATCTGTTCTTTAATCTGCAGCCAGTGTGAGCTGATAAGacactaaaaaaagaaattcctTGTGATCCTTCACATCTGAGATTGTGATTAGCCTTTCCagtgaaaaacaagcacatgtGAGGAGCTCATTACATGATGAGAAGGCAGACATCCATGCACAGTTCTCATCTTTTGTTCGACCCCGCCGCCACAGCGTGAACTCACTCAACAGCAGCGAGCGTGCTAAGTGTTCGCAATGAGATTCGAGCTGAACTGCAGCCAGGACTGCACAGCTGATGTACATGCACAGCGCGGCCAGCACTGGAGCCGCTTTGTCATAGGTGACACCCCAAACCGTGGAGCTGAAACACCGCCGTGCCTGTACAAGACATCCAGGTCCAGTTTCACAAGAGTAATTGTAACATTCAGGCTTGACCTTTGCCCCAGTTCCTcattctctgcctttgtttctcTCCGCCCTCTTGACAAGTTTTAACAAGCGGGGGGTTCCCGACCCTTTGAACTGTGCGGCCAGAAGCTGATTATTTGTGACAACGGCCTGGAGGGAGGTCCGCAAGTCATGATGACCACTGTGTTTCTGACTGATGTTGCATCTCTGTGAGCTCTGGGCCTTTCTCACTGAAATTCCTCGTCACCACCAAGTCCGTCTGTTGCAACTGCAAATCTTTATTGCCTTCAGAGTGAGCAGTcacattgtcttttaatgttttagaCACTTTAGAGGGCGATAAATTATGCATGAAGTTCAGCACGCTCGCCCTGCTGTGTGTCCAtctcctgcaggctttggccGTGTAATCTGTTTGTGATGCAGCCATTTGGAAAGTTGTTTTGAAGTTGGTGGGTACAGAAAAGAGGCACGAGGAGGAGCCATGAACATCAGACAGGTACACAATCTCCTCAGCtaaaccctcctcctcctcccacaaaTGTActtagcagctgtttctgtggaAGTCACTGGAGAGTGGCTGTATGGAAAAAGCAGTGGAGCCAGCTGGGTGGAGAGCTGTGGGAGGATTTTTTccacttctgtctgtctgacagagaCGGGCTGAATTTTCTCAGCAAGCTATTCATCATGAAGTGCGCAGGCTATCACATGCAATGGCAACGTTTTCAAATGGAGGCCAATTATTTAAGTCCTAAATTGTTTCTATTTCtaagaaagttttttttccaaagcttAGTCTCATTGCTAAGCCTCAAAATTTTCAACCAGACATTGATGATGTGTTTGATTCGATAGAAAGTGTGCTCTCATACTCTACTTGTTTGTggcttgattttattttctctgcccGTAGCACACCAGGCAACACTTTCCACACATTAtttgtcttcttgttttctttacaccattttggaaaaacaaaaaagtgtcaTAAAGGTAGCAATGTGTGTTGATGGAAAATATAAAGGAATGGATGGGCgatattttagtgtttttcgCTGACAGTATTATACCatagcattaaaaacaaaagggaaactCCACTCAAAACATGACTCTACCTCTTTTCCCTCTATTAACAATGTAAGGGAACATATCTGAAGACAgaacaaatatgtaaaaagcagatgtgtttattggctccaaataggaatgaaaatgaggtttAGGCCTACATGTGTTTTGGGAGGAGTAACCTGTCCCATAATGTAGGTTGATTATTAAATGTATTCATTAAATGCaattcattctcagagttagaGAAGTGGTAGGATTAGGTGTCTCAACAGCATTTACTTGGCAGAGGATCCAAAGTATATAATATAAAGACAACAGTTAGTGTACCACAGTGCATGTCTATAGAGTtaatttacatacagcagcaacagacacacaacgacacagcagaggaggctttcATGTACTGTAACAACAAAGCTGAgcttgtgctgcagtgtgaagttTTGGAGATAACGTTAGCTCTGGCTATCTGAGACTAAAAAAGCGACATGAAAAACAAGTTAACTCTCATCCATCCTGTACTCTAGTTATTTGATTGGAAtcaaatgaggcttaacgtTCCCACGGTTTGTCTTGACTGTACCTCAGTATTAAATACGCCAGCATTTCTCTAGCGTGTGGGTCATAATAGATGCTACTAGCCAAACTTGCTAACcccaaattcaacaggctaaccagcaaaatgaagagtaaaacaacatgaaaatggcaaaacttgAAGTCGATATCGATCCATCtttgagcttcagttttaaaGCGAATCCTGTTTTCTATTGCTCCTCAAAGAAGTCAGaagtaaaattattattattagcatacACATATAGCCTGAGTGTTGTGCAGTAGTTGTTGTGGGGAAATTCTGTCAAATTAATCCCCTGTGTCTTCACTTCCTGGTGGGAgcagatgaagacttttgtgttggttcttgcagccaacaactgAGAAATTGGCGTGCACTGTTTGTAATGTTACCATCCACATCTTCTGTTATCAGAGTCTGCATTTATAGCCAAGAAAATttagttactggatgtaactccagttctatgagcACATGCTTTAcctgcagccacagtaaagcGCAGTATTTTTAATATGGTAAAACATTTGTCATAGTAATTATGgtattgcaaaatccatgtcTTTGCAGAACATGATCCGGTATACGGCCCGACCCTAATATGCTCTATAGCTTATCCCTGCTGCACACCTGGATGtgactcctctccctccccctcctgttgtcatttgtttttcatctaagtaagTGAAGGTCCTCGtggtcctcctgtccctgtcttcccatgtcaagtatttgtactgtcttttgtgcctttgtgtcctctgggacgggtTTTAACCGAATATAATTTTGTtgcacttgtgtaatgacaatagacgcttcctgattcctgattcctgattcctaTTGGTTGAACACACAATAGGATGTTGACAGGTCTCTCTTTTGAAAACAGCGTCTTTGTGAATGCAAGCTTACATCAGTGAATTCTGAACAGCGTCCATCTGTGgctgttatttattcatatacGAAAACCTGCCAATATCCTGCCAACAAACCAGTTGTTGAGATTTGTTAATGTGACATGGAGTGACCGTGCATTAAAGATAGAACATGCAGATTCTCACTCAACAAGCTAACCCAGGCTTATTACGAACAATGCAGAGGGAGCGGgggtggagaagaagaaaagactaTAACATCTGATAAAGTTGCAATGATACAGACCAGTTCTGTCCTTGTTGaacagagtttgtttgtttaacagAGCAGCTACAGGAAAGACTCACTGTCGGGTGGAAAAGCTTCATGTTGGTGCATTGCAGACATGGCTTATATCTTGTCACACAACCAAAAGCCAAAAAGAAACTCCTGTATGTATTTAAATCTCCCTaagatgcaaaaacatttcttccATGTCCTCTTTCTCATTTCAGAGCGTTCTTACTGGGACTCCAAGCTGCACATTCCCACAGCTGACTACCATGAAGTCCTCCATGACGATAAGGCAGCGCTGGCCTGGCTCGTGGCCCTGCGTCGTGTTGGCATCGTCAACCTGAAGGGGGCTCCGGCTGAGCAGGGCCAAGTGGCCAGGCTCGCTGAGAGGATCGGCTATCTCCGGCTGACATTCTACGGGTAAGACTTTGTGACGTTCATCCATTTTGCTCCAGTCGTTCTCAGCCAAGCCACCGTTTAATAATCGGACTCCCCACTAAATCTTGAACTGCTGAATTTTCCGCTGATCATATTTTAGCTGGAGCACAGCCCAGGGGGTGTTATTAGTAAAGATTAAATATAAAAGACCTTATTTACATCCCTTTTCCAGTGAATCGGAAAAAACGCAGCTAGATATTTTGATGAAAGATGTTCTCAGATTCTCACTTTACAACATTAATGTTTAGGAAAATGTGTCCACTACTCAATTATCTGCAGCTTTGATTCATTTTGGTTCCATGGAAACGCttagagagtgtgtgttagcCCTTCATCACTTTGACGTACTGCAGTGCTGATTACTTGAGGACAGAGACGAGGAAAACAACCTTAAAGCATTCCAGCATTTTTAAGCCAGAGGAATTACCTGGTGCACTCAGTCAGAACAGAGGTTTGGAGCGTAAAGCTTTTCCACTGCCAGTGGATGAGCTCATGCTGCTGGAAGTAAAGAGACTGCAGACTAAAGCTGAAGGCCTGCCATCAGAGAAACTAGACTGTTTTACGAGTCGGGCATCCAAACGAGCCATGCAAACAGAACATGGAAGATAACTTTACCTCATTAGTGCTCGACTCCTGCTGCATCTCAATGAAGTATCTACTTCAGAGGCTCCAGCCGGTGCATTCCTGTGAAGCTGCCCAGTTTGCCCTCAGGGATCCCTGCAAAgttcatctcatctctgctttttctccacaCAGCCTAATTGTTGCTGCTTATCTTCTAAAGCCAACGTTAAATAATTAACGTGGAGTTTATTAATGGATGTTATCTTTGTCCTCAGGCACACATGGCAGGTCCAGGACAAATACATGGCAAACAATGTAGCCTACACATCAGGAAGGCTGAGTCTTCATACCGACTACCCTGCATTGCACTTTGCACCTGGAGTGAGTAGAATCTGATTTGTATGGTCTATTTAGGGGATTAAACTGCACAAAACAGATATGGTTTCACTTATAAGTTTATGTGCCGCTTTTATAAGTTCGTGTCAACTGCTGGCATTTTGCTTATGTGCCGTCAGAGTTGTAAAAGGAGcatttgtgctgcatgtgtgtgttgttggctGTGGTAGGTGCAGTTTCTGCACTGCATCAACCAGGCTGTGGAAGGAGGGGAGAGCGAGGTGGTGGACGGCTTCTACATGGccgagcagctgcagagagaagaccCAGAGGCCTTCCGGACGCTCACCTCGCTCCTCATTGACTTCACCGACACAGGGATGGACTACTGCGACTTCATGCTGCAGTCGAAGAAATGCATCATCGAGTAAGTGGAGGCGCCCTGTCCGATCACCcgcttgtttttttattcccaTAGGTACACTCACATTTACTTTCCGTGTGTGAAGCAGAGGCTCTGACCatgcaaaaattaaaatgacttgCAGTTCAAAAAAAGATGCAGTGGTTCGTCTCAccagtgtgagtttgtgtgattTGAAATGGGacactgccatctgctgttCAGAATTATTATGTCCACATATCTTCAGTATGGCCTCCAAAATCATGTGGGAAGCCCTTACAGAAAAATGGGAGCTACATAATAATATTCATTGTGTTGGAATGAGATATTTGACAACCACATTTGAGTCAGCTGAAAATATTTAATCAGCGTGCCTGATAAATAAATGGGTTATGTCAAATTCTGTCTGGGTAGAAGGCCTGAAACCAATGATTACTTTCAACAGTGATGAATCTATTGATCTTTATAATGTCacaaaaaagtataaaatacCTGTCAAATTTCCCAGAGAGCCTTTGTGACTTtttcagattgtttgttttatctgaccaacaatccaaagatatttaatATCTATTTGTGTAACttaaaaaaggcagcaaatcatcacactGGAAAAGCTGGAACTAGAGAATGGAGATTAATTATTAGAATTTTGCATACCAAATTCAGATTATACCAGTTTAACAGATTCTAAACAGTGATCATTAGTTTCAGCCCTACCAGCTTGTTGATGGTCTAATCAACTCATCAGTTCATAGTTTCAGCTCTAAAGGTCATGACTCATGTCAGTTTGACTTTGATTGTggtcctttctcctcctctctgagcagCGCTGATGCCGAGGGTCGAGTCTTGAGAATAAACTACAACAACGCCACGAGAGATTCGGTGCTGGACCTCCCCTTACATCAGGTCCAGTCTTTCTACCGAGCACTGAAAGCCTTTGTGGACATCATGAACCGACCAGAGAATGTGGTCACCTACAGAATGGAGCCAGGTCAGTGTGCACATATCAAAATTCATCTGATATAACAGGTGTAAGAAAATGGATCCGTAAAGCCCCCTAATCACAGGAGGCTTATATGTGCCCAAACGTTTGATCCaatggatgaaaaatgaaaatgaggtagaagaaaggacaaaaaaagacacagtcaAAGACTTGTAGTACCCAGAACTTGTACAGTGATGTACGACACGTTTGTTGTCATCAAGGTCACGATGACATGAGAGtgaatgtttctgtcactgtaGACTAAATCAAATTACCCAAGTCTGGTGTAACCGTCTCTAAATAATCgctgagagtctgcagcacCAAGTGACAGAGATAGAAGATGGTATTGTACAAGAGACTGAGGACATCAAAGTGTAGCATGATAGGGCCATTAGTAGGGGGACGGCGTTTCGATAGCAGCACCCAGGGTTCAAGCCTCCGTGTTAGAAGGCATCCATCCTGATGACGTGTCCTTGAGGTGGTTCAAAGGGTTCAATATGCTACAAACAAGCCTTTTTGTACGTGTTGTCCAACCACGTCTGACGGTTTAAACCCGACACGCAAAGCCAGAGCGAGGGCGGGACGTGATGATGTGATCACCAATCACCAAACCCCTACCTGAACAGCAGCTGACCAATCATAGTTTAGCAACAGTAACAATGCAGATGCAGCAGGACTGACAAATGTTTCGCACACGTTGAAGTGGTGAGCATGAGGCTGTAGTGGGAGAGAcgcattaaaacacacaaaagcagaaaagaaataaatggatTAAACAGTTAGTTTAACTGCTGTAAGTTAAGACTCCGATGTTAGCATGGCTGGCTAACTAGCTCACTACTTTCAGTAGCAACTAATTGTTAGGGCCCAGAAGCATTTCATTTAAGAACTACATTATTCTGTGGGGTTACATTTCTGCCTCAGCGACTGTGTAGGAGCTGGTCCTGGATGCTGAAATCTCCCAGtgtagctaacattagcagctctgtTCTGCTCCTCATTGGATTTTAGTTTacactccagcagctccagccaaCATGACCTCAGATAGCTTTGATTCTGTGTCTTCATCCAGCAGAATAACAGCTGATCTTAGTTTTTTCCTCATCATACTCATACTAGGACTGGCTACCTTTACACTGCAATACAAGGACATTATTTCCATGTAAGGCTGATGACTGTTTGCCCAGGACATGCAGCTGTAGCTTCACTCTTTTAGCATGAAACCATGTATGAAGCTGTTATTTACACTTAGACAAATATGTAAGACCCCCTCTCCAACACTCTCATTCTAAAACACGTCAGCCCTGGTTCTGCAGGGCAAAGGTGCTCATCATTTGGAGCAAATGTCAGTCCTTACTGAGAGAAACCTGGGATCAGATGAAATATACCTCAGACCCTCATTTCTGATCTGTTTCAGGAGACATGGTGACCTTTGATAACTGGCGTCTGCTGCACGGGCGGAGGAGCTACATCAGCAGGCCAGACAGGCTGCGACACCTGGAGGGGGCCTATCTGGACTGGGATGAAGTCATGTCTCGCCTCCGGATACTTCGCAGCTCCGTCCACGAGAACGTATGAGCTCCAGAAACAGACAAATTTAAATGGTAGTGATCTTAAAAAGAGTGAGGTGACAGAGGGCAAAGTGCAAAGACGACACGTCAAGATCTAAATCTCTGAAGTCAAGCATCGTATcataaatgaaacacacactgttgatTGGTAAACATCAAAGTTTAAATGATGACGGCAACTTTTCAAAGAAAACAGTGCAACGCTTCAATgcaaagatgaagaaaacactTCTAATTTAAAGGTGCTGTTAGATTAGCCATCGTGACAAAtgtcaaatcatttttatgtcTAAATCGAAGAGGTGTTCCACACTCTGGGTACGCCACATTGTGATTACGATATCATAATTGTTTTCTAAGATTTCTAAGCTGATTAATTTTTCCTGGTTCTCTGGTTAATGTTTGGCTCAAAACATGCTCTGAAATCTACTTTATAATCCACCACATTTACATAAATCAGTCTGAAATGACAATGAATTCCTCACTACAGTACATAGACAGAGAGTCTGCtcctgtgtgtcagcagtgatTTCAGAATCAGCCCTGAAGTAAATGTTGTTATATCgctatgtttttctttcttcttacTGTCTGCTACGGTATCTTTGCCTCTACTTTTAAATCCTGTGCCTGCACACAGGAGCTGATGTCGTGGACTTTCCCTTCATTCTGTAGCGTTGCGATGAGATCAGTCGCTTTAAGCCACAGTACATCAGCTGTAGTAGAAGTGGCACTATGAGGTAACTGCACTTTATTGAACTGACCCTTTAGATTTACAATTGTACAGACGTGTGTACTTTTCTGCCTAGCCTTAGTGGCTGGTTGAGatacagtgtgctgctgctgtccactggAAACCATGcgttttttaaatattctgcttttttctgtccAAAATGTGAATGGCTGTGTGGCTGTTAAACATGTGAACGGCGCTCTCTAGAGTCAccgtttggtttgtctgttctgggctactgtagaaacacggaggacccgctccctctgtagatataaagagctcattctaaggtaacgaaCCTTATTCTTACTTTCAGGCTTTTATACACTAATGACAACACACTTATGAaaattatattccatttctgccaatgaCCCCCTACAGCCTTCACACCAGACCTTTAGGAAAAATAAACCACGTAAAAGCTCATTGGATTATCTGTAAGATGGATCATCACACAGCTGGAAACCAGCTTGTTTAGCTTCAGCTAGtaaaagctgacattttggagaGGCGTGGTTTTTGAGGCACAGCAGCGAAACActcctgcaggtgtgtgagtgtgatcaGGGTGGGTAGACTTTTAGTAGCGCTGAAATGATTGAAAAATCCCATTGTGATTTATTCTTTAGCTGCTGGAGGTTTGACATTGAGCCCTGCTCActcactgctgtcactgagaGTCGAATCTGCATTTTGGTCCTAAGCTTCAAATGTTCTCCTGTAACCAAAGAGacagtctttctctctgcaaCCAAAAcgctttatttttaatgtatttctgTGTAAGATAAAGATAAGATGGATGTACTTCCCGTagcaaaaaaacagtttgatcTGGTTTTCACAGAAGTGCTTTGTCGACTCTGCACAATTAATAATGtaccttttttctttcctccagtcttagaggtccagtgtgtaggatttagtggcatctagtggtgaggttgcaaatTGCAACCAGCTGAGCACCCCTGCCTTCACCCTTCCCGATGACGCTCTtgagtttggtttgtcctttcagggctactgtagaaacatggctcCCTCTGTGGATACAAGCTCATTTTAAGGTAACAAAAGCACATGtgttgttttcaggtgattacataaaaccagaatcagatTTAATTTCTCTCAATAGATCACcttaaatcctccacactggactTTTCAACATGCGCTTAAAGCATTAAGCAAACTTTTAAACTCAACAAGCattttgttaaactgtttttttaactgaatAGTCACAGCTTTCTAAAATAAATCTTCAAAGCTCTTCACTGTGTCTTCCACTTTTTAACCAACAGGTTGTGTGACCTCTGGTgcgtttttttcctcttcagaaAAGGACAACGAACTACACTGAGCTTTGTATGCGACAACTTTATTATATTGCCAAAGCTGTACATATTCTATAAATACTTTTTCCAAATACTGGAGTACTTACACCTGGcatctcatttcatttattcCCTCTCGTTACAGCAGCTGGCTAGTACAATGACAGAGATGAGTTGCAATAatccagtttaaaaaaatgtccgTTTAACTTAAGCAGAAAGAGCTGTGTCCCATTCCCACCAACCACACCAGttttggagctgctgcagatccAGTTCAGTCTTCTTTACACCGACGTGTAGTGTTTTTCATTAACGCAACAGCATCTGGATATCCTACTGATTACTTTCCTATGCACAGTTCAATGACTAAAAGTACAAGCatgtcagaataaaaaaaaaaaaaaaaacatcttccGGTGATATAGCTGTACCGATATATTGCTGATCTGGAGAAACTGTTCACCACATGaacgcatgtgcacacacacacacacaaacaaacgcacacacactcttcactgTGAAACGTAATGGGCCAGCGGTAGGACCAGATTCAACCGTTCTTTACTACCACAGAAACAACATTAAGACTCGCTGATCTCCTCTGGGAGCAGATGGCCACAGCTGTAGGCTTCAACACGTCGGAAGGATCAATCACAGGATGCAAAACTGCTGCTGGCAGTTTGGAGGATTTTGTACTTTGGTCAGAAGCTAATCTGCGATGTAAAAGCAGGTGTTTTCCCTGGGCTGGTTACGGCCTGAATTCTCCTTAATTATACGAAACACTCTGACCAAAAGCAAATCGGTTCAGTCGTTTCATGAGCAAAAACGCTCTGTTCAGCCTCTCACATGCGAAAGTTTTTCTAAGTCTAAAGTTTTGTCTGAGCGGCAGCACGAAATCCAAATTTTAATAACTTCGACTCTGAGAAATTACGACAGATATTTCAAACAATTTTCCAGACCAAATGATGAATTAGTCGCAGTCCTCGTGTGACTGCAGGCAGCTGTTGCTTGGCTGTTTCTTTCTACAAGTGGCTGCCGTTAATATTAGTCAGACATAATTACAAGAAATGCCAAGTGGCTGAAAATATTTCGATGCTGCTTTCCCCAATTTACACCTACAATAAAGCCATTTTCTGATGGTCAGTGTCATAAATTTCTGACTTCTGTGGTTTCACTCAGTCTTTAAAACTGGTGACGGAGAGGCCAGGCAGATGACAGCATTTCACTGATTTCCAGGTGCAGCAGAATACAAGTCATTATTTCGACAAAGGCCATCAGAAAAGGGACCCTCTACAAAAACTGCCATCCCATTTTAATGTCTGAATAACAAACTGATTGTGCTGCATCGCGCAATGTTGACAGAATTGGAAGAAAAACTGCGCTCACACATTAGTCCAGCGTTAGTCCCACTGCTGTCCTTATAGTCGCGTCATATGAAAAAAACCTAATTTAgcttattttgttgtgttaaaTATTCAAAGTGGTTCATTAACAAGTGAAACCAGatcaaaaacattcatttttgttaATTCAAGTGCTGATAGCACAGTTGTGGGAAATTTCTGAAACTCAGAAGTACAACCCTGAGGCTgatgtgaacacaacaaaagtCCACACCTGTTACAGTATCTGGATgcaggattttttaaaaaattttcCACGTAGAGATCAATAAACGTTTGACTGACGACAGGTCACTATGAGCTTAAAATGTGATCCTTTacatggaattaaaaaaaaaacaaaacaaaaaactgcaaagctgttttaaagacagaataataACCATGcaacagcgccccctgcagTCACACATTGAACAGCGAACGCTGATTTGAGCCAGGTCTGTTTGGTTTCCACCTCATTTCAGACTATCAAAGACGTGTTTCACATGATTGTGGTGGCTGAATTCAAATGGAAAAGGTACTGTACCGTCTCTGCCAACACCTGACGTTCATCTGCACCACCTGCCGATGTTtaaaacacctgctgtgacatcgCTGACTGGGGGTGTGGCCTGAGTGCAAAATGCTCCAAAGCAacgcagcagctgtttttagagTTCAAGAGACAAACTTTAAACAGTCAATCAAACTGAAGTCATCATATTCACTTCAATGTActatagaaaaaagaaaaaggtctTTCTTACATTCGTCACCCTGTGAACGCCAGTTAACTTAAGAAAAACCTGGCTCTGGCAATGGCTAACTACTTATTAAGTATTGCACATCTAGCAAATCAACaatttgtaacatttttttccagagaAATGTACAGtcaatatatgtatatattaaataaatactatatatagaaatatatataatatttatttttcatcctcatAGTAACATGCAATTGATAACAGCAGACCACAGACGAGAAGTTTTACAGCAGAACTAGAACAGTAATTCAGCCTGGCGGGCCGATATAGGGCAAGAGAACACATCTGAGAACACTCACATTATTTTAGGGTTCAAACACTTTTAAGAAGCGTTTACATGCGGTGCTCCGGTGCAGTGTACAGTAGCATTTTCAGTATGGGACGTCCTGCACTACAAGAGGGTCTCTGGATGTCTCACCAGATTAAACTTGGACAGACTGGAACTTTACAGTAACCACATATCACAGAATAACTCACACAGTCGTATGGAGACGGataggaggggggggggctacTCTGTAGTGAGCTGTCAAGGCTGTGCACGGGACCTGCATGCACTCTGTGCCTCGGGGCTATCCCTCAAATCTCCTCCTATCGGTAAAAACAGGTGGGTCTTGGCAGCGGGAACAATAGAAGACTTTCACACTGAGGAGAAGAGCTCAGGGGGAGTGACCCCTCCCGAGCTAAGGAGCAGGCAAACATTTAGCTAGTTGGTATGATCATCAGGACGACAGCAATGAGGCGTTGGAAGTATTTACACGACATCACAGAGCAAACACGTCTACACAACGGGGTCGAAAAAGGGTCGTGGGCTTGTATAtacaggaggagggggcagggaTTGTGTGCTTAGAGTAAAGTAAGGGATTGTCAGGAGTCTGTGGTTTTAGAGCTGAGATGCCTTTTCAAGTAGAGAGGCACACCGAAGACGGGGGGGGAGAGAAGGCTCAGGGTGTAGACTAGCTAGGAAGGGGTCTCGGTGACAGAATCTTGGGTTTTCCTTCCGCCTCCTTCCCCTTCACTGCTGCCACGTaggagaaaaggcagaggaCGGAGTAACAGATCTGATGTGCCTGCAGAAGGAGGAAATCAGCATGAGGAGGATTATGGCCCAGGTGTGAGGTCACATCTGTGTACacttaaacacaacacaacgaTCAAAGCTGCACAAGAGGCTCGCCTCGGTCCAAACACTGCCGGAATGTGGACTGGTGcataattcagtttttaaaggCACCCTGaggagtttttgaccactaaTAATGCCACGGAGCCGCGTTTCTATGAGCggcttcctgttttgtttgcgcGCTGGCGTCTTGATCCACAGTTGGGCAGTAAAGAAGACGTGCAGCAATTTCCTGAAGGCCGCTTTCAAGCAAACACCTAGGTGAACTACGCACAATTTAAACGCTTTAAAAGTCAGCGCCGCAATTGTTTAATGAGGATGGAAATGAAgtcaacatgtttgttagaGGGCGAGGAGACACAAGGTGTTCTGCTGAGTAAAAAACGGAAACAGGACTTTTGTTTACaggaaaactccacagggccaCTTTAACGTGTGGGCTCTTCATGCCGTATTCTCAAGTTAGCCTGAACTCGACTGATGAAAAGCTGCTGATTGCACTGAAATGTCTTTGTGAAG
Encoded here:
- the bbox1 gene encoding gamma-butyrobetaine dioxygenase — translated: MWMSTFSRFALPALQRSTSTMACQALRACRRPGQAAGPLPSRLTSVQLRGHQTLGSASLPVARHLARHVRALDEERLMEVEWEDGGHSLYPFTWLRDNCQCPLCTLESAQARKLLMSDLDIHTGVNVVEVTDDNKVSIVWPDQHTSVFDAEWLKKRCFSPAARQAIQEELFLNERSYWDSKLHIPTADYHEVLHDDKAALAWLVALRRVGIVNLKGAPAEQGQVARLAERIGYLRLTFYGHTWQVQDKYMANNVAYTSGRLSLHTDYPALHFAPGVQFLHCINQAVEGGESEVVDGFYMAEQLQREDPEAFRTLTSLLIDFTDTGMDYCDFMLQSKKCIIDADAEGRVLRINYNNATRDSVLDLPLHQVQSFYRALKAFVDIMNRPENVVTYRMEPGDMVTFDNWRLLHGRRSYISRPDRLRHLEGAYLDWDEVMSRLRILRSSVHENV